CGTAGCCTTTGCGACAGCGCTCGCCATCCATGCCATCCCCGCCGGGAAAAGAATCTGGGTTGTCACCCCTCATCTCAAAGCCCAGGAGGCCATTCATTCCCAACTCTATACGTGGGGCGTCAAGCGACCACTCTTCCTGCCCGATCAGGAGGAAATCGTCCCGGGCAACCTGCCCGATCCCGACTTGACGGCGGAGAGGCTCAACATCTTGCAAATGATTGCTTCGACTTCCGGAACCCAGGTGATCGTCCTGACCCGGCAGGCTCTGGACAACAAAACGCCCTCCCTTGATGCCGAAGACAGCGATTCCATGGTGTTGACGACAGGCATGAAAATCACTCCCGACGAACTGATTGCCCGGTGCATGGACAATGGCTTCGAACAAGTTGCCCAGGTTATCTCGCGCGGTCAATGGTCCAAACGCGGTGGTATCGTCGATCTATTTCCCCTTCAGACGTCCAATCCGATCCGCGTCGAATTCTTCGACGACGAAATCGAATCCCTGCGCGAATTCGACATTGATACCCAGGTTTCCTTCCGCAAACCGCCCCGGGTTCTTCTCATGTTCCGGGAAAAGCCCTCCGAGACAACTCTGCGCTCCAGGATCACCCAGGACGACATCGTGATCACGACACCCGCCAGTGTAGAACCCGGAGACCTCGCCATCCTCAATGCCCCCCCGGACGATGCCGAAGGAGCAGAGGACTTTTCCAACGCTATTCTTGACAACCCGCTGGGTACTTTCGAAGCCGGCGACTTCGTCATGCAGGAATTGAAGCGTGAGCTGGCGGCACGCCAACTAACCGAGTGGAAGGAGAAGGATTGGAGCGTCGCCATCTTCTTCCCCAATGCCGGAGAAGAAGAACGATTCCGGGAAATCAGCGGCCAGCACGCCGTACTCCTCGAAGCGGATTTCCTCCGCGGCGACCTTCCGCACGGTTTCATCGTCCCCTCCGCCCGTCTCGCCGTTCTCTCTTCCTCGGAACTCTTCGGCAGATACCAGGCTGCCTCAGCCCGCAAACGCGCCGACCGCGAAGAACAGGCACGCAAGGTCAGGTCCCAGGCATCCCTCCGGGAAATCAACCCTGGAGACCTTGTGGTCCACACCACCCACGGCATCGGCAAATTCATTCGCATCGCCTCATCGGACGATACCGGCGACGAGGAAATGCAGATCCTGTACAAGGACAATGCCATCCTTCATGTTCCACTCAGCCAGGCCCATCTCGTCTGCCGCTATATCGGACTCGGCAACAAGTCCCCCGATCTCAACAAACTCGGCGACACCCGGTGGCAGAAAGCCCGCAAGTTCGCTGAAAAAGCCGTTGCCGACTATGCGGCCCATCTGCTTGAAATCCAGGCAAAGCGCAACACCGATACCGGCTACGCCCACCCGCCGGACAACCATTGGATGTGGGAGTTCGAAAACTCTTTTCCCTACCGCGAAACGCCCGATCAACTCCGGGCAATCTCCCAGACCAAGGCCGATATGGAATCCGCCAAAGCCATGGACAGGCTCATCTGCGGCGACGTCGGTTTCGGTAAAACGGAAGTCGCCATCCGCGCCGCCTTCAAATGCATCACCGGGGGCAAGCAAGCAGCCGTCCTTGTTCCGACAACCGTCCTTGCCGAACAACACCTCCGCTCCTTCCGCTCGCGCATGAGCGAATACCCCGTCCGCATTGAAATGCTCAGCCGCTTCACCCCGGCCAAAAACGTCAGGACCATCATCGACGGACTCGCCAACGGTTCTGTCGACATCGTCATCGGTACTCACCGCCTTATTTCCGAAGATGTCCGCATCAAAAACCTCGGTCTTGTCGTCATCGACGAAGAACAGCGTTTCGGAGTCCGCCACAAGGAAAGATTCAAAGACCTCTTCCGTGGAATTGACGTACTCACACTCTCGGCCACCCCTATTCCCCGCACGCTTTACATCGCCCTCATGGGCGCGCGCGATATGAGTACTATCGAGACTCCGCCCGTCAACCGTCTTCCGGTCCAAACCAGCGTCTGCCCTTATGACGAGCGCATTATCCGTACCGCTATCCTCCGGGAACTTGAACGCGGCGGCCAGGTTTTCTTCCTCCACAACCGGGTGAAGACGATTGAATTGTTCCGAGACAAGCTTTTGCAGCTTGTTCCACAAGCCCGCATCGTCATCGGACACGGTCAAATGCCCAAGGACGAGCTGGAAGACGTCATGCGCACCTTTGTCCACGGAGAAGCGGATGTCCTCTTGGCCACATCCATCATCGAGAGTGGCATCGACATCCCTAACGCCAACACGATTATCATCGACCGGGCTGATCTCTTCGGCCTTGCCGACCTCTACCAGCTTCGCGGCCGCGTCGGACGTTCAGGACATCTTGCCTACGCCTATCTCATGCTTCCCCGCAGTTCTTTGACAACGGACGACGCTCGGAAACGCGTTTCCGCTATCAAACAATACTCGGAATTGGGTTCCGGCTTTAAAGTCGCCATGCGCGATCTCGAAATTCGTGGCGCCGGCAATCTGCTTGGCACCCAGCAAAGCGGCCATATCGCCGCCATCGGCTTCGACCTTTACTGCCAGCTCCTCCGCCAATCCATCGAACAACTCCAGGGCAAGCAAACCCTGCCCCGTATCGATGCCGGCCTTCGGGCGGACTTCCTCATCTTTAGCGAATCGCGCCTCGCCGACACCGGGAAACGCAACGCAGAACACATAGGAGCCTTCATCCCCATGGGGTACATGGAAGAATCCCGTCTCCGCATCGCCGCCTACAAAGACCTTTCCAACGCCCGGGAAATCCACGAGATCACCGTCCTGGAGGGGGCCTGGCGAGACCGCTTCGGTCCCATTCCCCCGGAAACGGATAATCTTCTCATCTGCCAGAAAATCAAAATCCTGGCCTCCCGTGCGCAAATTTCCCAAGTGGAAATCAGCGGGCAACGCCTCATGTTGACGCGCAACGGTGACTACATCCTGTTGAGCAACAAATTCCCCCGGCTCCTCAAGTCAAAACCCGCAGCTAAACTTCGAGAAGTCCTCGCGATGATGGAACAGCTTTAATCGGGACTTACTTACAAGGGTATCATAAATTCCATGTTCACCATAATAAACAACAACTCTTTAAGCTGTTGTTCTCTTGAAGAATTTCCTTGTTGTTTTTCTTTCAAAAGCTCCAAAATCAGCTCTCTATTCTCTCGGAATTTGAACAAATATCCCTCAATCTGTCTGCCCCGTTCAGAAAAGGCCATCAGCTCCGCCGCTTTTTCTATCGCGGCAAGGCCGTCATCCATCTCCCCTTTCATGATAAGAATCTTCCCCCTCACAAGCATGTAATTGCTCCGAATACTGTTATCGCAAGGCAATTTTTTCTCCCCTTCCTCCAATTTCTGAAGTATTTCGTCATACTTACCAGCCTTTAGCATTTCGTCCATCTCAGTAAAAATAACATAAGCCAACAGAAAGGAAGGGATTTTTCTACCCAATAGATAAGCTTCCCGGCTGCGGGGACTGATCTCCTCTATCCTCCTGACAATTTTTTCAGATACCGGCATCATATCCTGTTCCGTTTTTAAAGAAAAAATATCGCCTAGTTCGCTTTTAATACCCACTAGACAATAAGCGAGCAATTTCAGCTGAGGAGACAATTGAGGATCGTTCACGATTGACGTCCACAATGCTTTCATCTTTTCATCCTTTGCTTTCTCATCCAATCCCTGTTCGTCGCAATCCATCCTGATCGAATTCGACTGTACCAGAAATTGAGCCCACTGATTGAATATCTCCCCTTGTTGTCTTGTATACTTCTTGTAACCGCTGACATCCTGTTTGTCTTTTTCTTTCAGTTCCCTCACCCAATCGATATAAGGTTGACTCACCTCAGAAACATGCGCATTGACTATTTGCAGAATTTCTCCCATGAGACGGAAACGATCATCTCCTTGCAATTCCGGCAGTTTTGAAAAGAGGAATGCCACTTTCTCTCGAACTAATTTTGAGAAACCTATTTCCTCCGATATACAGTATGCCCCTTGTTTCAAAGATGACGTATTCAAGGCATAATACGGTCTGTTATTTTCATCGGCCAGGATGAGAAGAGTCGTTGCATCGTCATCTTGACCTGCTTGAGGATGGGAAAGCTCCAGCAGGACAAATTGATCAGTCCAAGGCTTCATCACAGCTTCGCAGGAAAGCATATTCTTAATATCCCTGTCCTCCGTCTTCTCCCAATTACTACCCTTGTACACCACCATCAAATCCTTGTGCTGCGCTTTTGCCTGCCGACAGGCCTCCGGCACATCGCTCAACCATCCCATACCGGCCTGAGAGGGGGTAACAAACAACCATAAAGCACAGAAGAAGCAAGCTATGAGTCCGGAATGCATTTTCATCATCTATATACCGTCATCGTTACATGGGTTTGTTTTTATTTTCAAGAAGGAATAAATTTTTGCATGATTTTCAATAATCCCTCATTCCTTCCCCTCCAGTAAAAAACAAACAAGGGATGCGGCATGGCTTTGCCGCATCCCTTGTTAAGAGATAAATGAATAATTGATTTATTAGAGTTCGGGAGCAAGCACGATGAACTTCTCACCGGTGCTGGTGCCTTTTCTCTTGTTTTCCGGGAAAAGGCCGGGGATCTTGCTTCCCGTTTCATCAACTGTCTTGCGGTTCACTGACTGGTCAAGCAGAAGGACGAAAGCATTGCCACGGAAGCTGTCATAATCAAACGTCACATCGTCGCCGGTAGCACCGACTTCAAACACGGGCGTCATCAAAACAGGCGTACGGGTATCCGGAACGGGAAGCCCGGTCTTGTTAGCCTTCATCACGTAGGCGAAACCACATTCCCCCTTGGTCAAGCCCTTGCCGTTTGCAATCTTTTCATCGGGTTCATGAGTACGTCCCATTTCCCCCTGAAGCTTGCAGTAGAAGTTCTTTTCGGAATCCATCTTGGTAAAGAGCTGGCGGAGGTAGTCATTGGAATACTCACCCGTCATCGGGCCATAGTTGAGATCCGGCTGGCGTTCCTGAATCAGGGCTGCCGTTTCATCGTCGGGATATGCACCATAGTCATTGGAGAAGTCACTGAGACCGACACCGATCTGCTTCATGTTCTGCAATGCCATGTTCTGGTCACCCTTATTCAGCTGATTGAGGATCGGGCCGTAGGACACGGATGCCAACGCAGCGATAATGGCAATCACAACGAGCAATTCGATCAAGGTGAAACCCTGCCGCTTGGTTCTCGTATTGAGTGTGTTTTTCATGGGATTAGTAAGGAATGTTTTCATGTGCGGATCTTCATGGAGAAGACCCATCAATCATTTCATTTACGCTACAAAGATTTCTTCGCTTAGACAAGTCAATTCTTATCAAAATCACGCACGAGGCGAAAAACAATCCTTCAACGAAGCGAGCGCCTCAGGATCGGGGCGATCCGCCTCTGCTATCGCTTTCCTTTGCAATTCTGTCAATTCCCGGATCCCTTGACGTCCCAGCTTGAGAAGAGCTTCCATTTCTTCTTCCGTGAAGACGGCTTCTTCACCGGATCCCTGGATTTCCACAAATTCGCCGCGATCAGTCATGACGAGGTTCATATCAACGTCGGCATCCTTGTCTTCTACATAGCAGAGATCCAGCAGAGGGGTACCTTCCAGCATACCTACGGAAATAGCGGAAACGAGCCGTTTCATGGGATTTTCCGGCAGTTTACCGTCAGCGACAAGTTTGTTCAGAGCAATGGACAAAGCAACGGAAGCCCCTGTAATGGAAGCCGTACGAGTTCCGCCATCCGCCTGTAAAACATCGCAGTCGATCCAGATCGTGCGCTGTCCGATCTTAACAAGATCAACGGCTGCACGCAGGGAACGGCCGATCAGGCGCTGGATCTCGCTGGATCTGCCGTCAAGCTTGCCGGAACTAATGTCACGTTTCTTGCGATCAAGCGTCGAATAAGGAAGCATGGAGTATTCAGCGGTCAGCCATCCTCCCTCGACCTTCTGAATCTTCATCCAGCGGGGAACATCGTCCTCAATAGTCACGGCACAAATCACTTTCGTATTGCCGAAGGAAACGAGAACGGATGCCGTGGCATTCGGGGCGATGCCGGGAACGAAGGAGACGGGACGGAGCTGGTCCGTCTGGCGATTATCATGACGTTGCATGCCGGTTATGATGACTCATTTTCGCGATATTACAAATTGAAAGGTGGACTCAAGAGGCATTCGTGCCTCATATTCCTGACATGGATTCATCCCGTCCTCGCGTTGCCGTTATCGATCTGGTCGGTCTCTCCCGGCGTATTCTGCCCGGCATGCC
This is a stretch of genomic DNA from Akkermansia sp. N21116. It encodes these proteins:
- the mfd gene encoding transcription-repair coupling factor; protein product: MDISSLIQRVQQAPGFREVFDQLRDRDKNDPPVLLDHTDQCGVAFATALAIHAIPAGKRIWVVTPHLKAQEAIHSQLYTWGVKRPLFLPDQEEIVPGNLPDPDLTAERLNILQMIASTSGTQVIVLTRQALDNKTPSLDAEDSDSMVLTTGMKITPDELIARCMDNGFEQVAQVISRGQWSKRGGIVDLFPLQTSNPIRVEFFDDEIESLREFDIDTQVSFRKPPRVLLMFREKPSETTLRSRITQDDIVITTPASVEPGDLAILNAPPDDAEGAEDFSNAILDNPLGTFEAGDFVMQELKRELAARQLTEWKEKDWSVAIFFPNAGEEERFREISGQHAVLLEADFLRGDLPHGFIVPSARLAVLSSSELFGRYQAASARKRADREEQARKVRSQASLREINPGDLVVHTTHGIGKFIRIASSDDTGDEEMQILYKDNAILHVPLSQAHLVCRYIGLGNKSPDLNKLGDTRWQKARKFAEKAVADYAAHLLEIQAKRNTDTGYAHPPDNHWMWEFENSFPYRETPDQLRAISQTKADMESAKAMDRLICGDVGFGKTEVAIRAAFKCITGGKQAAVLVPTTVLAEQHLRSFRSRMSEYPVRIEMLSRFTPAKNVRTIIDGLANGSVDIVIGTHRLISEDVRIKNLGLVVIDEEQRFGVRHKERFKDLFRGIDVLTLSATPIPRTLYIALMGARDMSTIETPPVNRLPVQTSVCPYDERIIRTAILRELERGGQVFFLHNRVKTIELFRDKLLQLVPQARIVIGHGQMPKDELEDVMRTFVHGEADVLLATSIIESGIDIPNANTIIIDRADLFGLADLYQLRGRVGRSGHLAYAYLMLPRSSLTTDDARKRVSAIKQYSELGSGFKVAMRDLEIRGAGNLLGTQQSGHIAAIGFDLYCQLLRQSIEQLQGKQTLPRIDAGLRADFLIFSESRLADTGKRNAEHIGAFIPMGYMEESRLRIAAYKDLSNAREIHEITVLEGAWRDRFGPIPPETDNLLICQKIKILASRAQISQVEISGQRLMLTRNGDYILLSNKFPRLLKSKPAAKLREVLAMMEQL
- a CDS encoding prepilin-type N-terminal cleavage/methylation domain-containing protein, with the translated sequence MKTFLTNPMKNTLNTRTKRQGFTLIELLVVIAIIAALASVSYGPILNQLNKGDQNMALQNMKQIGVGLSDFSNDYGAYPDDETAALIQERQPDLNYGPMTGEYSNDYLRQLFTKMDSEKNFYCKLQGEMGRTHEPDEKIANGKGLTKGECGFAYVMKANKTGLPVPDTRTPVLMTPVFEVGATGDDVTFDYDSFRGNAFVLLLDQSVNRKTVDETGSKIPGLFPENKRKGTSTGEKFIVLAPEL
- the rph gene encoding ribonuclease PH; this translates as MQRHDNRQTDQLRPVSFVPGIAPNATASVLVSFGNTKVICAVTIEDDVPRWMKIQKVEGGWLTAEYSMLPYSTLDRKKRDISSGKLDGRSSEIQRLIGRSLRAAVDLVKIGQRTIWIDCDVLQADGGTRTASITGASVALSIALNKLVADGKLPENPMKRLVSAISVGMLEGTPLLDLCYVEDKDADVDMNLVMTDRGEFVEIQGSGEEAVFTEEEMEALLKLGRQGIRELTELQRKAIAEADRPDPEALASLKDCFSPRA